In one Methylocaldum szegediense genomic region, the following are encoded:
- a CDS encoding YicC/YloC family endoribonuclease, with product MTAFASGEREIQDWLFTWEIRSVNHRYLDLSIRLPDAFRFLEPAARSRVGAFISRGRLDCILSCKKNIEGEADIRINRELVTKLLAAAREVDDLSDRPLIGFSALDVLKWPGALYEPEADRELLAAEVLDLLTDVLKQTIVGRENEGRQLAVLLRERCLKLKEHVAAVRARMPEVLRSIREKILARLVEISANPDVERLEQEMVYLAQKLDVDEELDRLDAHVDEVLRALGQKEPVGRRLDFLLQEMNREANTLGSKSADAETTRASVEMKVLIEQMREQTQNIE from the coding sequence ATGACTGCTTTCGCCAGCGGCGAACGAGAAATTCAGGACTGGCTTTTCACCTGGGAGATACGCTCGGTCAATCATCGCTACCTCGATCTCTCCATACGTTTACCGGATGCTTTCCGTTTTTTGGAGCCGGCCGCGCGTAGCCGCGTCGGAGCGTTCATTAGCCGAGGGCGTTTGGATTGCATCCTATCCTGCAAGAAAAATATCGAAGGCGAGGCCGACATCCGCATAAATCGGGAGTTGGTGACCAAGCTGCTGGCGGCTGCACGCGAGGTGGACGATCTCAGCGACCGACCCTTGATCGGCTTCAGTGCGCTGGATGTCTTGAAATGGCCGGGCGCCCTGTACGAGCCCGAGGCCGACCGAGAGCTGCTGGCCGCTGAAGTTCTCGATCTCTTAACCGACGTGCTTAAGCAAACAATCGTTGGGCGAGAAAACGAGGGGCGTCAGCTGGCCGTTTTACTCAGGGAGCGCTGCCTCAAGCTGAAGGAACACGTCGCCGCGGTGCGGGCGCGGATGCCGGAAGTGCTCCGGTCCATTCGGGAGAAGATCCTCGCGCGGCTGGTCGAAATCTCGGCCAATCCCGATGTCGAGCGGCTGGAGCAGGAGATGGTTTACCTGGCGCAGAAATTGGATGTGGACGAGGAATTGGATCGCCTCGACGCCCATGTCGACGAAGTCCTGCGGGCCTTGGGCCAGAAAGAACCGGTCGGCCGCCGTCTCGATTTCCTGCTCCAGGAAATGAACCGCGAAGCCAACACACTGGGCTCGAAATCCGCCGACGCGGAAACGACCAGGGCCTCGGTAGAGATGAAAGTGCTAATCGAACAGATGAGAGAGCAGACTCAGAACATCGAGTAG
- a CDS encoding alpha/beta hydrolase family protein — MARISEVTEEPAGQIGGIPVSVWTYPSDGLKVKGLLFLPRARDRLPLILFNHDGISGISEEHMRASARLARAGYAVFAPSYRGEDGSEGTVEVAAGEVRDVLNAVPPLARVPGIDARKVAIVGVSHGALISVLAAAQEPEVDAVVAADGVMEIYGWWQHLGQTGKLGRDPLTRRVYGHGPEDKPQAFSTRQALAQIPKLKAPILILKGGRDDIVPVEQAITFKAHLDRAQHRATLKIYPHCRHAFLVYGPYQTHGVTLAERLENEQAWHDLLDFLRKHLNP, encoded by the coding sequence ATGGCACGCATATCGGAGGTCACCGAAGAGCCGGCCGGCCAAATCGGTGGTATCCCCGTCTCGGTTTGGACTTATCCCAGCGACGGGCTGAAGGTCAAAGGTCTGCTGTTCCTGCCCCGCGCTCGAGACCGATTGCCGCTTATCCTCTTCAATCATGACGGTATTTCCGGCATTTCCGAGGAACATATGCGGGCCAGCGCCCGACTGGCGCGTGCAGGATACGCCGTCTTCGCCCCCTCCTATCGCGGCGAGGACGGATCGGAAGGAACCGTCGAAGTGGCGGCCGGCGAAGTGCGGGATGTGCTGAATGCTGTGCCGCCGCTGGCGCGAGTACCAGGCATCGACGCCCGGAAAGTGGCCATAGTCGGCGTCTCGCACGGCGCCCTGATCAGTGTGCTGGCCGCCGCCCAGGAACCGGAGGTCGATGCCGTCGTGGCAGCCGACGGTGTCATGGAAATTTACGGCTGGTGGCAGCATCTCGGGCAAACCGGAAAGTTAGGCCGCGACCCCCTGACCCGGCGAGTCTATGGTCATGGCCCGGAAGACAAACCGCAGGCATTTTCGACCCGTCAAGCACTGGCCCAGATTCCGAAATTAAAAGCGCCGATATTGATCCTAAAGGGCGGCAGGGATGACATCGTCCCCGTCGAGCAAGCGATCACGTTCAAAGCCCATTTGGACCGCGCTCAGCATCGCGCCACATTGAAGATTTATCCCCATTGTCGGCACGCTTTCCTGGTTTATGGACCTTATCAAACACACGGCGTCACTCTGGCTGAGCGCCTCGAGAACGAGCAGGCTTGGCATGACCTGTTGGATTTTCTAAGAAAGCACCTCAACCCTTAA